Below is a window of Impatiens glandulifera chromosome 2, dImpGla2.1, whole genome shotgun sequence DNA.
tatattatttggtcGAGCTTTAGGCAGACTCAGCTATTTCCGTCACTTCACGGTACAAAGTTTTTCGAGTAACAAATTAGTTCGATGTATCGATCATtataataatcaatatttatataaccttGATGTGATTTCGAGATAAtagaaatgaaatttaattaggTTTAGTTATGTTTAAATATGTGAACTACTGAAATCTCAATTTCAAGATGTCCATTTAAATAGGTTTAATAGTACTGTTTATTTTAAGATGACCATTTTTATGGTGTAAGGCTAATGTTTGATTCTAATTCAATTACTGAGATGTGAATTCCATTAATCTGTcaattttattaagaatatttattattttgaaatttatctttttatttatcaattacgGTTTTCTTTTGTCTTACAAATAAGAAGTAAGAATTTAAAAATGACAATTTTTAAATAGCAAAAAAGTTGGCAAGCTTAAATTGTGTACATCTCCTacataaatttatctaaaaccCTAAACATTAGTCACACAATTTAGAAGTGacatattattcataattagcGGGATTAAGTTTTTTCACACAATTTATATGTACatgaatataattattagtcaaattttcatttaagatttctaaaatcttaataatattataacttatttaacatatttcaaataaaaagagttttgcttaaaaataaaaaatattattacgtTACTTCAAAGactaaactttaattaaaaaaatccaaataatattGTTGCCTTGTCTTTGTCTAAAGCTAAAAAATAGCTTAAAGTTCATTCttatccattattttaaattaaaaaataaataagtccCCGGAGCATTTTGGTTAGATAACTCTTAATGggaatacaaaataatatatttaacaatcaGCCTTATATTAGTAACTGTCACTATATATATGTCAACTTAATtacctatatatatttatattaaagtgaATGTTGTGTGTATAATAAAGAATTGTACGgaagaattaatatatattatgattaaagATTAAAGACATGTTCTTGTgaaccaaaatatataaataaaaagtcatGTTACTTTCTCTGTCTGATGATGAAAGCAGAGAAGaagtcaataaataaattaatatgcaATTCAAAGACAGATAAAACTTATATATCctatgaattataattaaacaccCCGTCATCCaatatataacaacaatttATCTCATGTCTTCGCCGCCGCCTCCCGGCATCTCGTCGCCACCGCCGCCTTCAGTCATTTCGTCGCCACCGCCGCCTTCAGTCATTTTGTCGCCACCGCCGCCTTCAGTCATTTCGTCGCCACCGCCGCCTCCCGTCATCTCGTCGCCACCGCCACCTTCAGTCATTTCGTCGCCACCGCCACCTTCAGTCATTTCGTCGCCACCGCCGCCTCCAATTGTTTCCTCGCCACCGCCACCTTCAGTCATTTCGTCGCCACCGCCGCCTCCAATTGTTTCCTCGCCGCCTCCCCCTCCCAATGTTTTTTCACCACCGCCCCCTATTGTACTACCCCCACGCTCTCCTCCTCCATTACCGCCGCCTCCGCCTATATCAATACCCCCACGCactccgccgccgccgccgccgccaatTGTTTCCTCACCACCTCCGCCGCCTCTAATTGTTTCCCCACCACCGCCTCCTATAGCCCCCTTGGGCTCTCCTCCGCCGCCCCCTCCAATTGTTTCCTCACCACCGCCACCTCCTATATCAATACCCCCACGCTCTACTCCGCCGCCGCCTCCAATTGTTTCCTTACCACCGCCTCCTCCTATTGTTTCCTCACCACCGCCGCCTCCAATTGTTTCCTCACCACCGCCTCCAATTGTTTTCTCACCGCCGCCTCCTCCTATTGTTTCCTCACCACCGCCTCCAATTGTTTTCTCACCGCCGCCTCCTCCTATTGTTTCCTCACCACCGCCTCCTCCTACAGCCCCCTTGGGCTCTCCTCCGCCGCCCAGTCCAATTCGTTCCTCACCACCACCTCCTATCTCACCTCCTCCCAATGTTTTGTCACCACCGCCCCTTACAATTGTTTCGCCGCCACCACCTTCACCGACCGGATCCCTCGTCGAAATTCCTCCGGCGCCACCGTCTTCTAAGTCGCCTGGCATATCGATTGGTCTTATAGCTGGAGTTGTGGTGACAGGGATTGCCTTTTTTGCAATTTTATTGCTTTTGTTCTTATATTtacggaagaagaagaaaagagaagTCCAGGATGATGATCATGATTATGTGCTCCGGCCACATGGACATACTGGTGAGACTCTTTTGCATATTAGACAACTTAATTATTTGAAGTCAAATTTTGGTAATAATAACATAGTAGTTAGATAAACTTTTACAGAATTCACAAATTTagttataaactaaatatattttctttttatatacaaattttataaaaatatgtttaatttatgtatttaaataaataaataaaaagtaaggAATTTAATTAGAGCAGCTATTTATAGTTCAAACAAGAAccattaacattttatttttgtataatattttaacttaataattttat
It encodes the following:
- the LOC124924757 gene encoding leucine-rich repeat extensin-like protein 3, with protein sequence MSSPPPPGISSPPPPSVISSPPPPSVILSPPPPSVISSPPPPPVISSPPPPSVISSPPPPSVISSPPPPPIVSSPPPPSVISSPPPPPIVSSPPPPPNVFSPPPPIVLPPRSPPPLPPPPPISIPPRTPPPPPPPIVSSPPPPPLIVSPPPPPIAPLGSPPPPPPIVSSPPPPPISIPPRSTPPPPPIVSLPPPPPIVSSPPPPPIVSSPPPPIVFSPPPPPIVSSPPPPIVFSPPPPPIVSSPPPPPTAPLGSPPPPSPIRSSPPPPISPPPNVLSPPPLTIVSPPPPSPTGSLVEIPPAPPSSKSPGISIGLIAGVVVTGIAFFAILLLLFLYLRKKKKREVQDDDHDYVLRPHGHTGETLLHIRQLNYLKSNFGNNNIVVR